One Pseudomonas sp. HOU2 genomic window carries:
- a CDS encoding electron transfer flavoprotein-ubiquinone oxidoreductase: MEREYMEFDVVIVGAGPAGLSAACRLKQKAAEAGKEISVCVVEKGSEVGAHILSGAVFEPRALNELFPDWKELGAPLNTPVTRDDIFVLKNADSAQKIPDFFVPKTMHNEGNYIISLGNLCRWLAQQAENLGVEIYPGFAAQEALIDENGIVRGIITGDLGVDREGNPKEGLYTPGMELRGKYTLFAEGCRGHIGKQLIKRYNLDSDADAQHYGIGLKEIWEIDPAKHQPGLVVHTAGWPLDIMGTENTGGSFLYHLENNQVVVGLIVDLSYSNTYLSPFDEFQRLKHHPVLKQYLEGGKRVSYGARAICKGGLNSLPKMVFKGGALIGCDLGTLNFAKIKGSHTAMKSGMLAAESVADALFAEKDGTEELTSYVDAFKKSWLYDELFASRNFGPAIHKFGAIVGGGFNWLDQNIFGGKLPFTLHDTKPDYACLKLAADCKKIDYPKPDGKLSFDKLSSVFISGTNHEEEQPCHLKLTDPSIPLSRNLPMYDEPAQRYCPAGVYEVITKEDGEKRFQINAQNCVHCKTCDIKDPSQNITWVTPEGAGGPTYPNM, from the coding sequence GTGGAACGCGAATACATGGAATTCGACGTGGTCATCGTCGGTGCCGGCCCCGCTGGCCTGTCCGCCGCCTGCCGTCTGAAGCAGAAGGCCGCCGAAGCCGGTAAGGAAATCAGCGTCTGCGTGGTCGAAAAAGGCTCCGAAGTCGGCGCGCACATCCTTTCCGGTGCCGTGTTCGAACCACGCGCTCTGAATGAACTGTTCCCGGACTGGAAAGAACTCGGCGCCCCGCTGAACACCCCGGTCACCCGCGACGATATTTTCGTGCTGAAAAACGCCGACAGCGCGCAGAAGATTCCTGACTTCTTTGTGCCCAAGACCATGCACAACGAAGGCAACTACATTATTTCCCTGGGCAACCTGTGCCGCTGGCTGGCCCAGCAGGCCGAGAACCTGGGTGTGGAAATCTACCCGGGCTTCGCCGCTCAGGAGGCGCTGATCGACGAAAACGGCATCGTGCGCGGGATCATCACCGGTGACCTGGGCGTCGATCGCGAAGGCAATCCGAAAGAAGGCCTGTACACCCCGGGTATGGAACTGCGTGGCAAGTACACGCTGTTCGCCGAAGGCTGCCGTGGGCACATCGGCAAGCAACTGATCAAGCGCTACAACCTCGACAGCGATGCCGACGCCCAGCACTACGGCATCGGCCTCAAAGAAATCTGGGAAATCGACCCGGCCAAACACCAGCCGGGCCTCGTGGTGCACACCGCCGGCTGGCCGCTGGACATCATGGGCACCGAAAACACCGGCGGCTCGTTCCTCTATCACCTGGAAAACAACCAGGTAGTGGTCGGTCTGATCGTGGACCTGTCCTACAGCAACACTTACCTGTCGCCGTTCGACGAGTTCCAGCGTCTCAAGCATCACCCGGTGCTCAAGCAATACCTGGAAGGCGGCAAACGCGTCAGCTACGGCGCGCGCGCCATCTGCAAGGGCGGCCTGAACTCGCTGCCGAAAATGGTCTTCAAGGGTGGCGCGCTGATCGGTTGCGACCTCGGCACCCTGAACTTCGCCAAGATCAAAGGCAGCCACACCGCGATGAAGTCCGGCATGCTCGCCGCGGAATCGGTGGCCGATGCACTGTTCGCCGAGAAGGATGGCACCGAAGAGCTGACCTCCTACGTCGACGCGTTCAAGAAGAGCTGGCTCTACGACGAACTGTTCGCCAGCCGTAACTTCGGCCCGGCGATCCACAAGTTCGGCGCGATTGTCGGCGGTGGTTTCAACTGGCTGGACCAGAACATCTTCGGCGGCAAACTGCCGTTCACCCTGCACGACACCAAACCGGACTACGCCTGCCTCAAGCTCGCGGCCGACTGCAAGAAGATCGACTATCCGAAGCCGGACGGCAAACTCAGCTTCGACAAACTGAGCTCGGTGTTCATCTCCGGTACCAACCACGAAGAAGAACAGCCTTGCCATCTGAAGCTGACCGACCCGAGCATTCCGCTGAGTCGCAACCTGCCGATGTACGACGAACCGGCGCAGCGCTACTGCCCGGCCGGTGTGTACGAAGTGATCACCAAGGAAGACGGCGAAAAACGCTTCCAGATCAACGCCCAGAACTGCGTGCACTGCAAGACCTGTGACATCAAGGACCCTTCGCAGAACATCACCTGGGTCACGCCGGAAGGCGCTGGCGGCCCGACTTACCCGAACATGTAG
- a CDS encoding AraC family transcriptional regulator has translation MQLTRHLDANATLVSLIEPLALCDGYSQTGLPGVQVLRASCDVARGPHIYEPSLMIIAQGSKLAFLGPRTMEYGAGHYLIQALPVPFECETFALPDAPLLGVSVAIDRVLLGELVLAMGLAPGRHIPAQTPESMTSVVLDDDMRGCVERLLRCLHDPLERQILGPARVRELLFTALRGPQADVLRALVEQQGQFARVAASISHLHAHYTEPLNVETLASCANMSVSSFHEHFKRSTLLSPVQYLKRLRLLKAQTLLVAEGLGVAQVAHRVGYQSTSQFSREYKRYFERSPGDERVA, from the coding sequence ATGCAGTTGACCCGTCACCTTGATGCCAATGCCACGCTGGTTTCGCTGATCGAGCCGCTGGCGCTCTGCGATGGTTACAGCCAGACCGGGTTGCCCGGCGTGCAGGTGTTGCGCGCCAGTTGTGACGTGGCGCGTGGCCCGCACATTTACGAGCCGAGCCTGATGATCATCGCTCAGGGCAGCAAACTGGCGTTCCTCGGCCCGCGCACCATGGAGTACGGCGCCGGGCACTATCTGATTCAGGCGCTGCCGGTGCCGTTCGAGTGCGAAACCTTTGCCTTGCCGGACGCGCCGTTGCTGGGCGTATCGGTGGCCATCGACCGGGTGCTGCTCGGCGAACTGGTGCTGGCCATGGGACTGGCACCGGGGCGGCATATCCCGGCGCAGACGCCGGAGTCGATGACCTCGGTGGTGCTCGACGATGACATGCGTGGCTGTGTCGAACGTTTGCTGCGCTGCCTGCACGATCCGCTGGAGCGGCAGATTCTCGGGCCGGCGCGGGTGCGTGAATTGTTGTTCACCGCGCTGCGCGGGCCGCAGGCCGATGTGTTGCGCGCGCTGGTGGAGCAGCAGGGGCAGTTCGCCCGGGTCGCAGCGTCGATCAGCCATCTGCATGCGCACTACACCGAGCCGCTGAATGTCGAGACTCTGGCTAGTTGCGCGAACATGAGCGTGTCGTCCTTCCACGAGCACTTCAAGCGCAGCACGCTGCTGTCGCCGGTGCAGTATCTGAAGCGCCTGCGCCTGCTCAAGGCGCAGACCTTGCTGGTCGCCGAAGGTCTGGGCGTGGCGCAGGTGGCGCATCGGGTGGGGTATCAGAGTACGTCGCAGTTCAGTCGTGAGTACAAGCGCTACTTTGAGCGCAGCCCTGGTGATGAGCGCGTTGCCTGA